A genome region from Candidatus Eremiobacterota bacterium includes the following:
- a CDS encoding flavin reductase family protein, with protein sequence MTAHEPGGAAFDARDLRNALGTFATGVAVITTRDTAGRLYGLTGNSFSSVSLDPPLVLWSLSRAAPSLPAFRAATHFGVTVLATEQQALALRFARPHRNKFENVPHSLGEYGVPLIEGAAAHFECRIVDRYYGGDHEIFLGHVERYTYERKPTLLFCHGAYQRAEPLEGH encoded by the coding sequence ATCACGGCACACGAGCCCGGCGGCGCGGCGTTCGACGCGCGAGACCTGCGCAACGCGCTCGGCACGTTCGCGACCGGCGTCGCGGTCATCACGACGCGCGACACGGCCGGGCGCCTCTACGGGCTGACGGGAAACTCGTTCAGCTCCGTCTCGCTCGACCCGCCGCTGGTGCTGTGGAGCCTCTCGCGCGCGGCGCCGAGCCTGCCGGCGTTCCGCGCCGCAACGCACTTCGGCGTGACCGTGCTGGCCACCGAGCAACAGGCACTCGCGCTGCGCTTCGCCCGCCCGCACCGGAACAAGTTCGAGAACGTCCCGCACTCGCTCGGCGAGTACGGCGTCCCGCTGATCGAGGGCGCGGCGGCCCACTTCGAATGCCGCATCGTCGACCGCTACTACGGCGGCGACCACGAGATCTTTCTCGGCCACGTCGAGCGCTACACCTACGAGCGCAAACCGACGCTCCTCTTCTGCCACGGGGCGTACCAGCGCGCGGAGCCGCTCGAAGGACATTAG
- a CDS encoding amidohydrolase: MPICIDCHAHFLPDDFVEALRRRGLVDARKDAGVLHLARAVCGYAAEHTRLPYFPLLYDLDARTALAEQQGIDRQITCLPPFYFAYLAEPELGTAICRAGNDALAAAVARAPERFAAFATVPLQSPTDAVAELRRAVEELGCWGVEIGSSVGGAPLDDPALDVFWAACCELDVPVFMHPHHELGGERAAPYYLGNLFGNPSETGLIAARLIFAGVFERFPELRMILAHGGGTLAALAGRLDHGYRVRSETKTIPKPPSAYLSQIFFDIVTHDDAYLTYLVQRVGWRSVVVGTDRPFDMGIDDPRGVVARIAGIDDAARAAILSENARSFLSRHAAALA, translated from the coding sequence GTGCCGATCTGCATCGACTGCCACGCGCATTTTCTTCCCGACGACTTCGTTGAAGCGCTCCGGCGCCGCGGCTTAGTCGACGCTCGCAAGGACGCGGGAGTGCTGCACCTGGCGCGTGCCGTCTGCGGCTACGCCGCGGAGCACACGCGGCTGCCGTACTTCCCGCTGCTCTACGACCTCGACGCGCGCACGGCCCTCGCCGAGCAGCAGGGGATCGATCGTCAAATCACCTGCTTGCCGCCGTTCTATTTCGCATACCTCGCCGAGCCGGAGCTCGGCACGGCGATTTGCCGGGCGGGGAACGACGCGCTCGCCGCGGCGGTCGCGCGCGCGCCGGAGCGGTTCGCCGCGTTCGCGACCGTCCCGTTGCAGTCGCCGACCGACGCCGTCGCCGAGCTGCGCCGCGCCGTCGAAGAGCTGGGCTGCTGGGGGGTTGAGATCGGGTCGAGCGTCGGCGGCGCGCCGCTCGACGACCCGGCGCTCGACGTGTTCTGGGCAGCGTGCTGCGAGTTGGACGTGCCGGTGTTCATGCACCCGCACCACGAGCTCGGCGGCGAGCGCGCCGCGCCGTACTATCTCGGTAACCTGTTCGGCAACCCGTCCGAGACCGGCCTCATCGCCGCGCGGCTGATCTTCGCCGGCGTGTTCGAGCGGTTTCCGGAGCTGCGCATGATCCTCGCGCACGGCGGCGGAACGCTGGCCGCGCTCGCCGGCCGCCTCGACCACGGCTACCGCGTCCGCAGCGAGACGAAGACGATTCCGAAGCCGCCCAGCGCATATCTCTCTCAGATATTCTTCGACATCGTCACCCACGACGACGCGTACCTAACGTATCTCGTGCAGCGCGTCGGATGGCGCAGCGTCGTCGTCGGGACCGACCGGCCGTTCGACATGGGGATCGACGACCCGCGCGGCGTGGTCGCGCGCATCGCGGGGATCGACGACGCCGCGCGCGCGGCGATCCTCAGCGAGAACGCGCGGTCGTTCCTTTCGCGGCACGCCGCCGCGCTGGCCTGA
- a CDS encoding TetR/AcrR family transcriptional regulator has translation MASKPRAAASRRRTPPRTRLAPDERERLIARGAVAFFCEVGFGGRTRELAKRLGITQPLLYRYFPNKEALIDRVYRDVYLNRWDPHWEELLDDHSQPARERVVAFYREYAKAVLSYEWIRIFMFAGLGGNNLNSRYLTLVRDRIYTRVIREVRLAYGLPAPAELPITEMEFELVWALHASIFYIGIRKWIYGLEIPENVDEIVANLATSFFDGVPAVIATTLRPARRRAAKGTTARSR, from the coding sequence ATGGCCTCGAAGCCGCGCGCCGCGGCGAGCCGCCGGCGCACACCGCCGCGCACGCGGCTCGCCCCCGACGAGCGCGAGCGGCTGATCGCGCGCGGTGCGGTCGCGTTCTTCTGCGAGGTGGGGTTCGGCGGCCGCACGCGCGAGCTGGCGAAGCGGCTGGGGATCACGCAGCCGCTGCTGTACCGCTATTTTCCGAACAAAGAGGCGCTGATCGACCGCGTCTACCGCGACGTCTATCTCAACCGCTGGGACCCGCACTGGGAAGAGCTGCTCGACGACCACTCGCAGCCGGCGCGCGAGCGCGTCGTCGCGTTCTACCGCGAGTACGCGAAGGCGGTGCTGAGCTACGAGTGGATCCGCATCTTCATGTTCGCGGGGCTGGGCGGGAACAATTTGAACAGCCGGTACCTGACGCTCGTGCGCGACCGCATCTACACGCGCGTGATTCGCGAGGTGCGGCTCGCGTACGGGCTGCCCGCGCCGGCCGAGCTGCCGATCACCGAGATGGAGTTCGAGCTGGTGTGGGCGCTGCACGCGAGCATCTTCTACATCGGGATCCGCAAGTGGATCTACGGGCTGGAGATTCCGGAGAACGTCGACGAGATCGTGGCGAACTTGGCGACCTCGTTCTTCGACGGCGTCCCGGCGGTGATCGCGACGACGCTCAGGCCAGCGCGGCGGCGTGCCGCGAAAGGAACGACCGCGCGTTCTCGCTGA
- a CDS encoding LLM class flavin-dependent oxidoreductase: MRLGYFTMPLHPPSRNYTDVLKEDREAIVLADRLGYVEAFVGEHVTDLAEPVTSCLTFIASLLDRTEKIVLGSGTVNLPNNHPAQVAAQVAMIDHLLEGRFLFGISPGGLLSDAEAFGNLDRDRTAMFVEAIDHVLAIWAGEAPYDLRGEFWSITTARTMKPEIGQGGIVKPYQRPHPPIVVTAVAPFSKGVTEAAKRGWTPISANFLQPNWVASHWPKYVEGCAGGPRAADPADWRVAKSIFVADDEATAQRYGKGHDGPYAYYFRSIMTKLIGNGRPELFKADRAMPDEAITLDYVLDSLVICGTVDSVVEQLLAFRDHIGDFGTLLYAGHDWADPALGKRSMELMATEVIPRVNAAIANGRAPARSSSVA; encoded by the coding sequence ATGCGGCTTGGCTACTTCACGATGCCCCTTCACCCCCCGTCGCGGAACTACACCGACGTTCTGAAGGAGGATCGCGAGGCGATCGTCCTGGCCGACCGGCTCGGCTACGTGGAGGCATTCGTCGGCGAGCACGTGACCGATCTCGCCGAGCCGGTCACCTCGTGCCTCACGTTCATCGCCTCGCTGCTCGACCGCACCGAGAAGATCGTCCTGGGCAGCGGGACCGTGAACTTGCCCAACAACCACCCCGCGCAGGTCGCCGCGCAGGTCGCGATGATCGACCACCTGCTCGAAGGACGGTTTCTGTTCGGGATCAGCCCAGGCGGTTTGCTCTCGGATGCGGAGGCGTTCGGCAACCTCGACCGCGACCGCACCGCAATGTTCGTCGAAGCGATCGATCACGTGCTGGCGATCTGGGCCGGCGAGGCGCCCTACGATCTGCGCGGCGAGTTCTGGTCGATCACGACCGCGCGCACGATGAAGCCGGAGATCGGCCAAGGCGGGATCGTAAAGCCCTACCAGCGCCCGCACCCGCCGATCGTGGTGACCGCGGTCGCGCCGTTCTCGAAGGGCGTCACCGAGGCGGCGAAGCGCGGCTGGACGCCGATCTCGGCGAACTTTTTGCAGCCGAACTGGGTCGCCTCGCACTGGCCGAAGTACGTCGAGGGCTGCGCCGGCGGTCCGCGCGCCGCCGATCCGGCCGACTGGCGCGTCGCGAAGAGCATCTTCGTCGCCGACGACGAGGCGACGGCGCAGCGCTACGGCAAGGGACACGACGGCCCGTACGCCTACTACTTCCGCTCCATCATGACGAAGCTGATCGGCAACGGCCGGCCCGAATTGTTCAAGGCCGACCGCGCGATGCCCGACGAAGCGATCACGCTGGACTACGTGCTCGACTCGCTCGTGATCTGCGGCACGGTGGACTCGGTCGTCGAGCAGCTGCTCGCGTTCCGCGACCACATCGGCGACTTCGGGACGCTGCTGTACGCCGGCCACGACTGGGCCGACCCGGCGCTCGGAAAGCGCTCGATGGAGCTGATGGCGACCGAGGTGATCCCGCGCGTGAACGCGGCGATCGCGAACGGCCGCGCGCCGGCGCGCAGCTCGTCGGTGGCCTAG
- a CDS encoding NAD(P)-dependent oxidoreductase, which produces MAQRVGLLGLGIMGSAYAGHLIDAGFETSGFDVDPGALRRFEERGGRAAADQRALARESDVVISALPSVEAADDAFFGAGGIAAGAHRGLIVLEASTLPLEAKERCRNGLAAHGVAVLDAPVSGTGTQARVKDLAIYASGERAAFDAVAGVLGTLARVVRYVGEFGVGSKLKYIANLLVTIHNAAAAEAVVFAQKAGLDPAMMIEVVGEGAGASRMLAVRGPMMAAGSYEPAAMKLDVYKKDLHIIADFAREVGAPTPLFSQSAVFYKTAMEEGRGKQDTAAIASVLKTMAGLPPDP; this is translated from the coding sequence ATGGCGCAACGCGTCGGTTTGCTCGGCCTGGGGATCATGGGCTCGGCGTACGCGGGTCATCTGATCGACGCGGGCTTCGAGACAAGCGGGTTCGACGTCGATCCCGGCGCGCTGCGGCGCTTCGAGGAGCGAGGCGGGCGTGCCGCGGCCGACCAGCGCGCGCTCGCGCGGGAATCCGACGTGGTGATCAGCGCGCTGCCGAGCGTCGAGGCGGCGGACGACGCGTTCTTCGGCGCCGGCGGCATCGCCGCGGGAGCGCATCGTGGACTGATCGTCCTCGAGGCGAGCACGCTGCCGCTCGAGGCGAAAGAACGCTGCCGAAACGGGCTCGCGGCGCACGGCGTCGCGGTGCTCGACGCGCCGGTGAGCGGCACCGGCACGCAGGCGCGGGTGAAGGATCTCGCGATCTACGCCAGCGGGGAGCGCGCCGCGTTCGACGCGGTCGCGGGCGTGCTCGGCACGCTGGCGCGGGTGGTGCGCTACGTCGGCGAGTTCGGCGTCGGCTCGAAGCTCAAGTACATCGCGAACCTGCTGGTGACGATTCACAACGCGGCGGCAGCCGAGGCGGTCGTGTTCGCGCAGAAGGCCGGCCTCGACCCGGCGATGATGATCGAAGTGGTCGGCGAAGGCGCGGGCGCATCGCGCATGCTCGCAGTGCGCGGGCCGATGATGGCGGCGGGATCGTACGAACCGGCGGCGATGAAGCTCGACGTCTACAAGAAGGATCTGCACATCATCGCCGACTTCGCGCGCGAGGTCGGCGCGCCGACCCCGCTCTTCTCGCAAAGCGCAGTTTTCTACAAAACCGCTATGGAGGAGGGCCGCGGGAAACAGGACACGGCGGCGATCGCCTCGGTATTGAAGACCATGGCCGGACTCCCGCCGGATCCCTGA
- a CDS encoding branched-chain amino acid ABC transporter permease: MDHLLHPDLRFVAQNVLGGLAYGSLLFLIASGLTLVFGLMRIINLAQTAFYLLGAYVGLTLVAHGTNFWLASAAAGIVTMVLGLAVYRAFLHRYHADPLTSLLLTLGFTLILDDAILAIWGGDPHSIAPPPALAGSVQLGTLVFPVYWLAVIVLSVVVAAVMFIALQRTMLGVMIRASVDDEEMARGLGVDVNRAFYVVFAAGALIAGIGGLLGGPITSAYPGLDGELTPLAFAVVIVGGMGSLSGALVGSLLIGLVNAFGKAMFPELSYFTIFVPVALIMAFRPQGLFGRKL; this comes from the coding sequence ATGGACCATCTGCTCCACCCGGATCTGCGCTTCGTCGCGCAGAACGTGCTGGGCGGGCTCGCCTACGGCAGCCTGCTGTTCTTGATCGCCTCGGGGTTGACGCTGGTCTTCGGGCTGATGCGGATCATCAACCTCGCGCAGACCGCGTTCTACCTGCTCGGCGCGTACGTCGGGCTGACGCTGGTCGCGCACGGCACGAACTTCTGGCTCGCGAGCGCGGCCGCCGGAATCGTCACGATGGTGCTCGGACTGGCGGTGTACCGCGCGTTCCTGCACCGCTACCACGCCGACCCGCTGACCTCGCTGCTGCTCACGCTCGGGTTCACGCTGATCCTCGACGACGCGATCCTGGCGATCTGGGGCGGCGATCCGCACTCGATCGCGCCGCCGCCCGCGCTCGCGGGCTCGGTGCAGCTCGGCACGCTGGTGTTCCCGGTGTACTGGCTGGCGGTGATCGTCCTGAGCGTCGTCGTCGCGGCGGTCATGTTCATCGCGCTGCAGCGCACGATGCTCGGGGTGATGATTCGCGCCAGCGTCGACGACGAGGAGATGGCGCGCGGGCTCGGGGTCGACGTCAACCGCGCGTTCTACGTGGTCTTCGCGGCCGGCGCGCTGATCGCCGGAATCGGCGGTTTGCTCGGCGGGCCGATCACCAGCGCCTATCCCGGGCTCGACGGCGAGCTGACGCCGCTGGCGTTCGCCGTGGTGATCGTCGGCGGGATGGGCAGCCTCAGCGGCGCGCTCGTCGGCAGCCTGCTGATCGGGCTCGTCAACGCGTTCGGCAAAGCGATGTTCCCGGAGCTCTCGTACTTCACGATCTTTGTGCCGGTTGCGCTGATCATGGCGTTCCGCCCGCAAGGGCTGTTCGGAAGGAAGCTGTGA
- a CDS encoding branched-chain amino acid ABC transporter permease, with translation MRARRHWTLVTAAGLIVALLLPKLGVPTFYVSLLTQTWIFAIVAMSLDLLIGFTGLVNFSQAALFGVGAYAVAIAATRFHVVGFVPALGLGIIAAVVTAAVFGLVALRSEGVGFIIITIALNEIVWGLAYQWVSVSGGDNGITGLVRPAVGPFDVSANTGYYYVCFAFFALALLLMLLIVRSPFGLVLKGVRETPRRMRALGYNVWLYRYLALMLSGAFAGLAGVLFAWYNQFVGPVALSLDQSTQFLIMVILGGIGTLYGQLFGAFVVVFLSNELSAITPRWQLILGLVYFAVVMYAPGGLVVLVPRLWARLRGRNIPVVASEPL, from the coding sequence GTGAGGGCGCGCCGCCACTGGACGCTGGTGACCGCCGCCGGGCTGATCGTCGCGCTGCTGCTGCCGAAGCTCGGCGTGCCGACGTTCTACGTCTCGCTGCTGACGCAGACGTGGATCTTCGCGATCGTCGCGATGAGCCTCGACCTGCTGATCGGCTTCACCGGCTTGGTGAACTTCAGCCAAGCGGCGCTGTTCGGCGTCGGCGCGTACGCGGTCGCGATCGCGGCGACGCGCTTTCACGTCGTCGGGTTCGTTCCGGCGCTGGGACTTGGAATTATCGCGGCCGTCGTCACGGCGGCGGTGTTCGGGCTCGTCGCGCTGCGCAGCGAGGGCGTCGGCTTCATCATCATCACCATCGCGCTGAACGAGATCGTGTGGGGGCTGGCGTACCAGTGGGTCTCGGTCAGCGGCGGCGACAACGGGATCACCGGCCTGGTGCGCCCGGCGGTTGGCCCGTTCGACGTCTCCGCGAACACGGGCTACTACTACGTCTGCTTCGCCTTCTTTGCGCTCGCGCTGCTGCTGATGCTGCTCATCGTGCGCTCGCCGTTCGGGCTGGTGCTCAAAGGCGTGCGCGAGACGCCGCGCCGGATGCGCGCGCTCGGCTACAACGTCTGGCTCTACCGCTACCTGGCGCTGATGCTTTCCGGCGCGTTCGCCGGGCTCGCCGGCGTGCTGTTCGCCTGGTACAACCAGTTCGTCGGCCCCGTCGCGCTCTCGCTCGACCAGTCGACGCAGTTCCTGATCATGGTGATCCTGGGCGGGATCGGGACGCTCTACGGCCAGCTCTTCGGCGCGTTCGTCGTCGTCTTCCTGAGCAACGAGCTCAGCGCGATCACGCCGCGCTGGCAGCTGATTCTCGGCTTGGTGTACTTCGCGGTGGTGATGTACGCGCCGGGCGGTTTGGTGGTGCTCGTGCCGCGGCTGTGGGCGCGACTGCGCGGGCGCAACATTCCGGTTGTCGCCTCGGAGCCGCTGTGA
- a CDS encoding ABC transporter ATP-binding protein, translating to MSANGVCLALDCVTKRFGRLAVLEEVSFSVPAGQRCGIIGPNGAGKSTLFNIVAGDLPLTRGSVRFLGADVTRRSAHARARLGLGRTFQTTTLFPKLTVLENLVLALQAHSAERFAMLVPRSRYRARDEEALALLERVGLTARAHHLVDALGYGEKRQIEILLALAQRPKLLLLDEPTAGLAPADATLVTAMLKREHSDLTIVLIEHDMGVVFDVVERLVVLHHGRVVADGPLETIRGDQRVQEIYLGGKL from the coding sequence GTGAGCGCGAACGGGGTGTGCCTCGCGCTGGACTGCGTGACGAAGCGGTTCGGCAGGCTCGCCGTGCTCGAAGAGGTGTCGTTCTCCGTGCCGGCGGGACAGCGCTGCGGGATCATCGGTCCGAACGGCGCCGGCAAGTCGACGCTCTTCAACATCGTCGCCGGCGATCTGCCGCTGACGCGCGGGTCGGTCCGCTTCCTCGGAGCCGACGTCACCCGCCGGAGCGCGCACGCGCGCGCGCGGCTCGGGCTGGGGCGCACGTTCCAGACGACGACGCTGTTTCCGAAGCTCACCGTGCTGGAAAACCTCGTGCTGGCGCTGCAAGCGCATAGCGCCGAGCGCTTCGCCATGCTCGTTCCGCGCAGCCGCTACCGCGCGCGCGACGAGGAGGCGCTCGCGCTGCTCGAGCGCGTCGGGCTGACGGCGCGCGCGCATCATCTGGTCGACGCGCTCGGCTACGGCGAGAAGCGGCAGATCGAGATTCTGCTCGCGCTCGCGCAGCGCCCGAAGCTGCTGCTGCTCGACGAGCCGACGGCCGGTCTGGCGCCGGCCGACGCGACGCTCGTCACCGCGATGCTCAAGAGGGAGCATTCGGACTTGACGATCGTGCTGATCGAGCACGACATGGGCGTGGTGTTCGACGTCGTCGAGCGGCTCGTCGTGCTGCACCACGGCCGCGTCGTCGCCGACGGGCCGCTCGAAACGATCCGCGGCGATCAGCGCGTGCAAGAGATCTATCTGGGCGGGAAGCTGTGA
- a CDS encoding ABC transporter ATP-binding protein, with translation MLEVDEIHTYYEHSHILQGVSLRAESGRVTALLGRNGVGKTTLIRSVIGFTPPRSGRIRFNGEPIERLPSHAIARRGVGLVPQGRRIFPSLTVEENLRIGGLPARAGRWSRESVYELFPRLRERSGHYGGQLSGGEQQMVAIGRALMANPVLLLMDEPSEGLAPLIVRELERTLHSLKQTGLAIVLVEQNLPLALSVADEAYIISKGRVVFDGDPNVIRTDDEVRINYLGV, from the coding sequence CTGCTCGAGGTGGACGAGATCCACACCTACTACGAGCACAGCCACATCTTGCAAGGCGTCTCGCTGCGCGCGGAGAGCGGCCGCGTCACCGCGCTGCTCGGCCGCAACGGCGTCGGCAAGACGACGCTGATCCGCTCGGTGATCGGGTTCACCCCGCCGCGGAGCGGACGGATTCGCTTCAACGGCGAGCCGATCGAACGGCTTCCCTCGCATGCGATCGCGCGCCGCGGCGTCGGCCTCGTGCCGCAAGGTCGGCGCATCTTTCCCTCGTTGACCGTCGAGGAGAACTTGCGGATCGGCGGGCTGCCGGCGCGGGCGGGGCGCTGGTCGCGCGAGAGCGTCTACGAGCTGTTTCCGCGGCTGCGCGAGCGCAGCGGGCACTACGGCGGCCAGCTCAGCGGCGGCGAGCAGCAGATGGTCGCGATCGGCCGTGCGCTGATGGCGAACCCGGTGCTGCTGCTGATGGACGAACCGTCGGAAGGGCTGGCGCCGCTGATCGTGCGCGAGCTGGAGCGCACGCTGCACTCCCTCAAGCAGACCGGGCTCGCGATCGTGCTGGTCGAACAGAACCTGCCGCTCGCGCTCTCGGTCGCCGACGAGGCGTACATCATCAGCAAAGGCCGGGTCGTCTTCGACGGCGATCCGAACGTCATTCGCACCGACGACGAGGTTCGCATCAACTACCTGGGGGTTTAG
- a CDS encoding penicillin-binding protein activator, with the protein MRTSTTAKFAALAALLAILSSAAAPPARAADAGPIKVALLAPTSGSAAAAGHDMVAGWTLYWKEHNDKVAGRTVQTTVYDTASNPTHALDQARHAVEQDGAQIVVGPYLANEGLAVAPYTIQHRIPLFLPTVSADDLSQRMANAFVIKVAGWSSSLPTHPAGEWAYEQGHRKMVTLANSYAFGYENAGGFAQTFTQKGGKIVDQIWAPLGTADYSPYISRVQAAAPDALFVEMVGADAVHFLTQWSQLGLKNKIPLIANETTTDQSNIRSIAPDIVEGITSFGHFAECRDAAATRVFIDKYGKAEGVLPSYMATGFYTAAQWIAHAIENIHGNTSDPGVLLRAVREIKLPDSPFGPMTLDQYGAPVENVYVRKVVATSGEAAKYAKTCNAVVKTYPSVSQFWTWRAADYLKQPVYSPSYQGYAK; encoded by the coding sequence ATGAGGACGTCCACCACAGCGAAGTTTGCGGCGCTCGCCGCGCTGCTTGCGATACTCTCGTCCGCGGCGGCGCCGCCGGCGCGCGCGGCCGATGCTGGACCGATCAAGGTCGCGCTGCTCGCGCCGACGTCCGGTTCGGCGGCCGCGGCCGGACATGACATGGTCGCCGGCTGGACGCTGTACTGGAAGGAGCACAACGACAAAGTCGCCGGCCGAACGGTGCAGACGACGGTCTACGACACCGCCTCGAACCCGACGCATGCGCTCGACCAAGCCCGGCACGCCGTCGAGCAGGACGGCGCCCAGATCGTCGTCGGCCCGTACCTCGCGAACGAAGGGCTCGCCGTCGCGCCGTACACGATCCAGCACCGCATCCCGCTGTTTCTCCCGACCGTCTCGGCCGACGATCTGTCGCAGCGCATGGCGAACGCGTTCGTGATCAAGGTCGCGGGCTGGAGCTCGAGCCTGCCGACGCACCCGGCCGGCGAGTGGGCGTACGAGCAAGGCCATCGCAAGATGGTGACGCTGGCGAACAGCTACGCGTTCGGCTACGAGAACGCCGGCGGCTTCGCGCAGACGTTCACGCAGAAGGGCGGCAAGATCGTCGACCAGATCTGGGCGCCGCTCGGGACGGCCGACTACTCGCCGTACATCTCGCGCGTGCAGGCCGCGGCGCCCGACGCGCTCTTCGTCGAGATGGTCGGCGCCGACGCGGTCCACTTCCTCACCCAGTGGAGCCAGCTGGGGCTCAAGAACAAGATCCCGCTGATCGCGAACGAGACGACGACCGATCAGTCCAACATCCGGTCCATTGCGCCGGACATCGTCGAGGGGATCACCAGCTTCGGGCACTTCGCCGAGTGCCGCGACGCGGCGGCGACCCGAGTGTTCATCGACAAGTACGGCAAAGCGGAAGGCGTCCTGCCGTCGTACATGGCGACCGGGTTCTACACCGCCGCGCAGTGGATCGCGCACGCGATCGAGAACATTCACGGCAACACGAGCGATCCCGGCGTGCTGCTGCGCGCGGTGCGCGAGATCAAGCTCCCCGACTCGCCGTTCGGCCCGATGACGCTCGACCAGTACGGTGCGCCGGTCGAGAACGTGTACGTGCGCAAGGTCGTCGCGACGAGCGGCGAGGCGGCGAAGTATGCGAAGACCTGCAACGCGGTCGTGAAGACGTATCCGAGCGTCTCGCAGTTCTGGACCTGGCGCGCGGCCGACTACCTCAAACAACCGGTGTACTCGCCCAGCTATCAGGGGTACGCGAAATGA
- a CDS encoding ABC transporter substrate-binding protein — MTNVKRMAWLGAVSVALATLGAQPHPARAQAKTFKIGFLYPVTGVFAAPGKYMQEGLELYLREHGNKLAGLNVDVDVADDQGNPSVGLTQIRKLVEQDHVDVLFGPLSAAVGSAIVPYIEQHKVPAVYPIVSSDDLTQRTPSEYILRTEWTSSQPTHVLGDYAYKTLKYRKVATIAYDFSFGWESLGGFIDTFQRDGGKIVKEVWTPLVTSDYSPFLSALPRDADAVMCSYSGAAAVNFIKQYKAFGLKMPLICQGNTTDESTLQDSPDAVGMITALQYSAALKNPNNEKFVAAYTKAYGHEPSYYAEGTYVGAEYLNRGLAAVHGNVSDPVAFVKAMRAVHVTDAPRGPVHLDDRGNPVQNIYIRRVEKVGSQLQNVVLQTYPNVSQFWTYNPAEYLKQPVYDRTHPPCNACGG; from the coding sequence ATGACGAACGTCAAACGGATGGCCTGGCTCGGCGCCGTGAGCGTCGCGCTGGCAACGCTCGGCGCGCAGCCGCACCCAGCGCGCGCGCAAGCGAAAACGTTCAAGATCGGGTTCCTCTACCCGGTGACCGGCGTCTTCGCCGCGCCCGGCAAGTACATGCAAGAAGGGCTCGAGCTCTATCTGAGAGAGCACGGCAACAAGCTGGCCGGGCTGAACGTCGACGTCGACGTCGCCGACGATCAGGGAAATCCGTCGGTCGGGCTGACGCAGATTCGCAAGCTGGTCGAACAGGACCACGTCGACGTGCTCTTCGGGCCGCTGTCGGCGGCGGTCGGCTCGGCGATCGTGCCGTACATCGAGCAGCACAAAGTTCCGGCGGTCTATCCGATCGTCTCCTCGGACGATCTGACGCAGCGCACGCCGAGCGAGTACATCCTGCGCACGGAGTGGACGAGCAGCCAGCCGACGCACGTCCTCGGCGACTACGCGTACAAGACGCTCAAGTACCGCAAGGTCGCGACGATCGCGTACGACTTCAGCTTCGGCTGGGAGAGCTTGGGCGGCTTCATCGACACCTTTCAGCGCGACGGCGGGAAGATCGTCAAGGAAGTCTGGACGCCGCTGGTGACCTCGGACTACTCGCCGTTCCTCTCGGCGCTCCCGCGCGACGCGGACGCCGTGATGTGCAGCTACTCGGGCGCCGCGGCGGTGAACTTCATCAAGCAGTACAAGGCCTTCGGTTTGAAGATGCCGCTGATCTGCCAAGGCAACACCACCGACGAGAGCACGCTCCAGGACAGCCCGGACGCGGTCGGAATGATCACCGCGCTGCAGTACAGCGCCGCGCTGAAGAACCCGAACAACGAGAAGTTCGTCGCGGCGTACACCAAAGCGTACGGCCACGAGCCCTCGTACTACGCCGAAGGCACCTACGTCGGCGCGGAATACCTCAACCGCGGCCTCGCCGCGGTGCACGGGAACGTCTCCGACCCGGTCGCGTTCGTCAAAGCCATGCGCGCCGTGCACGTGACCGACGCCCCGCGCGGCCCGGTCCATCTCGACGACCGCGGCAACCCAGTTCAAAACATCTACATCCGCCGCGTCGAAAAGGTCGGCTCACAACTGCAGAACGTCGTCCTGCAAACCTACCCGAACGTGTCCCAGTTCTGGACGTACAACCCGGCGGAGTACTTGAAGCAGCCGGTCTACGACCGGACGCACCCCCCGTGTAACGCCTGCGGAGGGTAG